The Pirellulales bacterium region CGAGAGGACTTGAATCACGCGGCGGATTTCCTGATCGCGACCGATCACCGGGTCGAGCTTGCCTTGATTGGCCCGCTTCACCAGATCGATGCCGTACTTCTCCAGCGCCTGGAACTTTTCTTCCGGGTTTTGATCGCTGACGCGGTTGTTGCCGCGCAGCCCGCGCATGGCTTCCAAGATTTCTTTTTCGCCAATGGCGTTGAGCTTGAGGATGTTCTTGGCCTTGGAGTCGACCTTGGCCAGCGCCAGCAGCAGGTGCTCGGTCGACACATAGTCGTCCTTCATCGCGTCGGCTTCGCGCTGCGCGGCTTCCAAGACCTTCATCAGCCCTTCCGATCCCTGCGGCGGGGCGCCGCCGGAGATCTTAGGCAGATGATTCAACTCGCCATCCACCGTGCGCTGGAGTTGCTGGCGATTGGCGCCGATCTTGTCGACAAGCGGCCGGACGACCCCTTGGTCTTCATTCAACAGGCTGGCCAACAGGTGCAAGGGATCGATCTGCGGATTGCCGTGGCCTGCGGCCGCTTCTTGAGCGCCCTGCACCGCCTCTTGCGCCTTGATGGTGAGTTTGTCCATGCGAAATGCCATGTGCTGCTCCTTCCGGTCGAACGTGCGGCGAGCCATTCAAAGCGGCGCGCCGCTCGAACAGTTCCGATTGCGATGTGGATTGGCTGGTTGATCGATTTGCTGGTCGTCATAACGACCGCGGCCCGAGGGTTTGATCCCACGGGCCGCGGCGAGGTTCAATTTGCGGGCCCCCTCGTCCATCTGGCCGAGGGAAGCGAGATCATTTCTTCACCTCGAACTCCGCGTCGATGGCCTCGTCGTCGCCGCCATCCGACCCGCGACCGGCGCCGCCGTCGCCCCCTGGCGCGCCAGCGGCGGCCTGCTCGGCCCCCTTGGCGCCCTCATAGAGCGAGCGACTCAGCGCGTGCGACGCTTGTTCAAGTTCGCTGACCCTGGACTTGATCGCCTCGGCATCCTCACCCTTGGCGGCCTCGCGAACGCGCTCGATCGCGTCGTGCACGGCCTTCTTGTCGGCTTCGCCGAGCTTGGCGTCTTGCTCCTTGATCAGCTTTTCGGTTTGGAAGCAGATGGCGTCGGCCTGGTTGCGCATCTCCGCCAGCTCGCGCTTGCGCTTGTCGTCGGCGGCATGCGAGTCGGCGTCCTTGCGCATCCTGTCGATCTCAGCGTCGTTCAGTCCGCTCGACTGCTCGATGCGCACCGTCTGCTCCTTGCCGGTGCCCAGCTCTTTGGCCGCGACGTTCAAGATGCCGTTGGCGTCGATGTCGAACTTGACCTCGATTTGCGGCATGCCGCGCGGCGCCGGCGGAATGCCTTCCAGGTTGAACTGGCCGAGCAACCGGTTGTCGGCAGCCATCTCGCGCTCTCCTTGAAAGACGCGAATGGTGACCGCCTGTTGGTTGTCGTCCGCCGTGCTAAAGGTTTGCTTCCGCTCGGTGGGAATGGTGGTGTTGCGCTCGACGAGCTTAGTGAAAATGCCGCCCAGGGTTTCGATGCCCAGCGACAAGGGAGTCACATCGAGCAACAACACGTCTTTGACCTCGCCCGCCAACACGCCGCCTTGAATGGCCGCGCCAATGGCGACGACTTCGTCGGGATTGACCCCCTTGTGCGGGTCCTTGCCAAAGACCTTCTTGACCAGTTCCTGCACCTTGGGAATGCGGGTCGAACCGCCGACCAACACCACCTCGTCGATGTCGCCCGGCTTGAACTTGGCGTCGTCCAAAGCGCGCAGCACGGGACCGCGGCAACGCTCGACGAGCGGATCGACCAACTGCTCGAACTTGGAGCGGGTGATCATCATCTGCAAATGCTTGGGCCCGGAGGCGTCGGCCGTGATAAACGGCAGGTTGATATCGGTCTGCGCGACGGAGCTCAACTCCTTCTTGGCCTTTTCGCAGGCCTCTTGCAGGCGCTGCAGGGCCATCGTGTCCTTGCGCAGGTCGATGCCGTGTTCTTTCTTGAACTCGTCGGCGACGTAGTGGATGAGCACTTCGTCGAAGTCGTCGCCGCCGAGATGAGTGTCGCCGTTGGTGCTGACCACGCGGAACACGCCATCGGCCACTTCGAGCACGGAGACGTCGAACGTGCCGCCGCCGAGATCGAAGACCACGATCTTTTCGTGCTCCTTCTTTTCGAGACCATACGCCAGCGCGGCCGCCGTCGGCTCGTTGATGATCCGCGCAACTTCCAAGCCGGCGATCTCACCAGCGTCCTTGGTGGCCTGGCGCTGCGAGTCGTTGAAGTAGGCGGGCACCGTGATGACCGCCTTCTTGACTTTGTGGCCCAGATACGACTCGGCCGCTTCCTTCAACTTGCGCAGCACATAGGCCGAAATTTCTGGCGGCGTCATCGT contains the following coding sequences:
- the dnaK gene encoding molecular chaperone DnaK, which translates into the protein KVIPNAEGNRLTPSVVAFTDKGEVLVGEPARRQAVTNPKRTVYSIKRFMGRRHEEVQSEEKMVPYEVVGGASDYVKVKAGDKTMTPPEISAYVLRKLKEAAESYLGHKVKKAVITVPAYFNDSQRQATKDAGEIAGLEVARIINEPTAAALAYGLEKKEHEKIVVFDLGGGTFDVSVLEVADGVFRVVSTNGDTHLGGDDFDEVLIHYVADEFKKEHGIDLRKDTMALQRLQEACEKAKKELSSVAQTDINLPFITADASGPKHLQMMITRSKFEQLVDPLVERCRGPVLRALDDAKFKPGDIDEVVLVGGSTRIPKVQELVKKVFGKDPHKGVNPDEVVAIGAAIQGGVLAGEVKDVLLLDVTPLSLGIETLGGIFTKLVERNTTIPTERKQTFSTADDNQQAVTIRVFQGEREMAADNRLLGQFNLEGIPPAPRGMPQIEVKFDIDANGILNVAAKELGTGKEQTVRIEQSSGLNDAEIDRMRKDADSHAADDKRKRELAEMRNQADAICFQTEKLIKEQDAKLGEADKKAVHDAIERVREAAKGEDAEAIKSRVSELEQASHALSRSLYEGAKGAEQAAAGAPGGDGGAGRGSDGGDDEAIDAEFEVKK